A stretch of the Archangium violaceum genome encodes the following:
- a CDS encoding GAF domain-containing protein, which translates to MEMTGKPPYQPWLESFASAQGVMAGTVHLRRGETLELVATLNIPPPVVDAVRIIPQGRGMVGLAFATRRPVQTGDVLMDEGGRVLRGARALHASVALPLLDAAGEVLAVVGLAFLFEGRLSAEVTRALMDAIVTLPPCDL; encoded by the coding sequence ATGGAGATGACCGGAAAGCCGCCCTACCAGCCGTGGTTGGAGTCCTTCGCCTCCGCGCAGGGTGTGATGGCCGGCACCGTCCACCTGCGGCGCGGCGAGACGCTGGAACTGGTGGCCACGCTCAACATCCCACCCCCGGTGGTGGACGCCGTGCGCATCATCCCCCAGGGCAGGGGCATGGTCGGACTCGCCTTCGCCACCCGGCGGCCGGTGCAGACGGGCGACGTCCTGATGGACGAGGGCGGGCGCGTCCTGAGGGGGGCGCGGGCCCTGCACGCCTCGGTGGCCCTGCCCTTGCTGGACGCGGCCGGCGAGGTGCTCGCCGTGGTGGGCCTCGCCTTCCTGTTCGAGGGGCGGCTCTCCGCCGAGGTGACGAGGGCGCTGATGGACGCCATCGTCACGCTGCCTCCCTGCGATCTCTGA
- a CDS encoding TerC/Alx family metal homeostasis membrane protein, whose translation MNSNPVSPWEWAIFGVIVLAMILIDLLAHRHKHGETKKAAYAWSIAWILVGLAFGGFVWARHGAITAHEYLGAYLIEKSLSLDNLFVFLVIFASLNVPEDKQRRVLFWGIFGALVFRALFITLGLRAIEQWHWVVYVFGAILIFGAFRVARRHPSDESDNKAVRWLEKRLPVTTQFEGSRFFKRVDGRIQATPLLIALLSIELSDVAFAIDSVPAALSVSRNVFVVYSSNVFAILGLRALYIALAKTVHELRYLHWGLAAVLAFAGFKMIASDWLHVSPLLSVAIIVVCIGLSVWWSLRARRKAARRAGAPREEKPRGEPYEEIHA comes from the coding sequence ATGAATTCCAACCCGGTCTCGCCGTGGGAGTGGGCAATCTTCGGGGTGATCGTACTGGCGATGATCCTCATCGACCTGCTCGCCCACCGGCACAAGCATGGGGAGACGAAGAAGGCGGCGTATGCCTGGAGCATCGCCTGGATCCTGGTGGGTCTGGCCTTCGGGGGCTTCGTCTGGGCGAGACACGGGGCCATCACCGCGCACGAGTACCTGGGCGCCTATCTCATCGAGAAGAGCCTCAGCCTGGACAACCTGTTCGTCTTCCTCGTCATCTTCGCCAGCCTGAACGTGCCCGAGGACAAGCAGCGCCGGGTGCTCTTCTGGGGCATCTTCGGAGCGCTCGTCTTCCGGGCCCTGTTCATCACCCTGGGCCTGCGGGCCATCGAGCAGTGGCACTGGGTCGTCTACGTCTTCGGCGCCATCCTGATCTTCGGTGCGTTCCGCGTGGCGCGCCGCCATCCCTCGGACGAGTCGGACAACAAGGCCGTGAGGTGGTTGGAGAAGCGCCTGCCGGTGACGACGCAATTCGAGGGCTCGAGGTTCTTCAAGCGCGTGGACGGCCGGATACAGGCGACGCCGCTGCTCATCGCGCTGCTGTCCATCGAGCTGTCGGACGTGGCCTTCGCCATCGACTCGGTGCCCGCGGCGCTATCGGTGAGCCGCAACGTGTTCGTGGTCTACTCCTCGAACGTCTTCGCCATCCTCGGGCTGCGCGCGCTCTACATCGCGCTGGCGAAGACGGTGCATGAGCTGCGCTACCTGCACTGGGGGCTCGCGGCGGTGCTCGCGTTCGCCGGCTTCAAGATGATTGCCTCCGATTGGCTCCACGTGTCCCCGCTGCTCTCGGTGGCCATCATCGTGGTGTGCATCGGCCTCTCCGTCTGGTGGAGCCTGCGCGCGCGCCGCAAGGCCGCCAGGAGGGCGGGAGCGCCGCGGGAGGAGAAGCCCCGCGGCGAACCGTATGAGGAAATCCACGCGTAG
- a CDS encoding DUF6496 domain-containing protein has product MPEKQTLQRARQAKRAGKRPTTQASEFVREEMHHLKEGKHGKESREQAIAIGLSKARRAGVALPAPKPGQAKRKTRRSAQSALRLGQREGELSESKRASPRRATTTRGAKKSPRAAAAGRTGRAKTASRAGASRRGSSTARSRSSSRTKTKK; this is encoded by the coding sequence ATGCCAGAGAAGCAGACCCTCCAGCGCGCGCGGCAGGCGAAGCGCGCGGGAAAGCGCCCGACGACGCAGGCCAGTGAGTTCGTCCGCGAGGAGATGCACCATCTGAAGGAGGGCAAGCACGGGAAGGAGTCGCGTGAGCAGGCCATCGCCATCGGCCTGTCCAAGGCGCGTCGGGCCGGAGTGGCCCTGCCGGCGCCGAAGCCCGGCCAGGCGAAGCGCAAGACGCGTCGGAGCGCCCAGAGCGCGCTGCGCCTCGGACAGCGGGAAGGGGAGCTGAGCGAGAGCAAGCGCGCCTCGCCGCGTCGCGCCACCACCACCCGGGGCGCCAAGAAGAGCCCCCGCGCCGCCGCCGCCGGCCGTACCGGCCGCGCGAAGACGGCCTCGCGCGCGGGCGCTTCCCGCCGGGGTTCCTCCACGGCCCGGAGCCGCTCGTCGTCTCGTACGAAGACGAAGAAGTAG
- a CDS encoding response regulator, with translation MLVLEDDEDLRSILCELLLLSGADACVSAGSVAELRRKADEALGCGLALLDINLGEGVPSGLDAYRWLRDNGFPGRTVFLTGHARSHPLVREALELTQVQVLSKPIQSKVLLELVGGGARGTGTT, from the coding sequence GTGCTCGTACTTGAGGACGATGAAGACCTGAGGTCCATCCTCTGCGAGCTGCTGCTCCTGTCCGGAGCGGACGCCTGTGTGAGCGCCGGCTCCGTGGCGGAGCTGCGGCGAAAGGCGGACGAAGCGCTCGGGTGCGGGCTGGCCCTCCTGGACATCAACCTGGGGGAGGGGGTGCCCAGCGGGCTGGATGCGTACCGCTGGTTGAGGGACAACGGCTTCCCCGGGAGGACGGTCTTCCTGACCGGCCACGCCCGCTCCCATCCCCTGGTGCGCGAGGCCCTGGAGCTGACCCAGGTCCAGGTGCTCTCCAAGCCCATCCAATCGAAGGTCCTCCTGGAGCTGGTGGGGGGTGGTGCCCGTGGAACCGGCACGACCTAG
- a CDS encoding Fur family transcriptional regulator, whose product MAARKNAPQPKLADYQDRLRTAGLRSTSPRVAVLRELESATAPLSHADLVEALSEEGYDRVTIYRNLTDLTEAGLVVRADLGDHVWRFELKREEKSHQGTHPHFTCTDCGTVACLPAESVRITPAKGAPKAVSARSVDVQLRGLCDHCV is encoded by the coding sequence ATGGCTGCAAGGAAGAACGCACCCCAGCCGAAGCTCGCCGACTACCAGGACCGCCTCCGTACCGCGGGACTGCGCAGCACTTCACCCCGAGTGGCGGTGTTGCGCGAACTGGAGTCCGCGACGGCACCCCTGAGTCACGCGGATCTGGTGGAAGCCCTGAGTGAGGAAGGCTACGACCGCGTCACCATCTACCGCAATCTCACCGACCTCACCGAGGCCGGTCTGGTGGTGCGCGCGGACCTGGGAGACCACGTCTGGCGCTTCGAGCTCAAGCGCGAGGAGAAGTCGCACCAGGGCACCCACCCGCACTTCACGTGCACCGACTGCGGCACCGTGGCCTGCCTGCCCGCCGAGTCCGTCCGCATCACCCCGGCCAAGGGAGCCCCCAAGGCCGTGAGCGCGCGCTCGGTGGACGTCCAGCTGCGCGGCCTGTGTGACCACTGCGTCTAG